The nucleotide window ATCTAAAGTACAAACAAAGGcaggcacacacacacacacacacacacacacacacacacaccctcacgcatgtattattataGGGAGATAACGCAATCGAAAATGAAGAATTATTTTCTTATGTTCAGTTATTTATAAAGAGATCTGGTCGTTTTAGTTGCTGGAATTTTCATAGCGATTACTTTGTACtactacatgcatatattaatcaattgtacatacatgtatatattaatcaattatacatatatatctatagatataatttattatataattgcTTTATGAAAGCTaatcatttttttgttttaccttTCATACttttgtgtttcatttcttgaacattATCATATGTAATCAATTGTCATACAGGAGAGAGCCAGTGgtggatttagagggggcgcagcagTATGAACTTTGGGCAAAGGAGAAATTTGCAAGTTTCtcttctgcttgtcaacaattttaGAAGAAAATTTCTCCTCTACctccgcccccccccccccccccccttaacaCGATGCTGGTGTCTATGAATGATTCAGACTCTTGTaggcctaaaaaaaaaaaatatatatatcactcaGCAGTACAAagtaaattgatttttaaattggcagccgccatgtATGAAATAAACGAGGGCCGCCAATAAAATTTGTGATGATTCTATATTCTGCCAGCTACCGGCTCCCGTAAGATAGGACATATAGAAAAATCGATCACGCGTAGATATTTAAAGCACGGGATTACCACAAAAGGTCGAACAATCGCGGAAGCCATGTTGAAATTTTAGGTGAGACAAAATTATATACACATTGCAGTGTCACCAAATTGTTATAAGTGTACAATGTAATTGTTATAGTTTTGCTTACAATGATCGTTGTATTATCTTGAATTTTAGAACTCGGGAGGGAGGTATATTTAACGATCCCGGCGTCATTAGCGTGTAAATTGTTTTaaccataggcgtagcttgggttcgaatattaccgaggcagggggtctggggggctgcgccccccagaagctatcgacattttaacaacgtaaaaggtattgtttttgtttttttaccgaggcaactgcctcggttgcctcaatggaagctacgccactggttTTAACCTGTTACATGTAACTTGATTATTGAAATTCACATCtaaataatttattcaaaaactttattTAATATCATTCCATCGATAacttgatctgaaaatcaataatttcTTTTACCGACAGTGCGGAGAACCAATGTAACCCAGAAAGTAAAAATGCTGCACCCCCGGCGCAGCGCCCAGGACGTCCTGCTGTGTGACTCCTGTGAAACTTTCCCCCTACAGTGTCACTGTGAACTTTGTCAAATCAATCTCTGTACTAACTGTGTAGGAAAACATCTCTTGGATTCGTCTAAAAGACACAACGTTGTGCCCTTTAAACAAAAGAAGTCTACCCCTAATTACCCAGAATGTCCGACACATGCCGACAAACACTGCGAACTTTACTGCGAGGATTGTGACGTTCCTGTCTGTATTAACTGCGTCACTACGGATAAACACAGAGGTCACAAAATATCAGATATTCTAGAAAAACTCGGCTCTAAAACGCAAGGATTACAAAACGATTTGGAGGAACTAGAGACCAGAGTTTATCCCCGctatgaagaaatggcgtcCGATGTCCAAACTGAGAAAGCCAATTTAGAAACGAATTATGAGCAATTGACCACAGCTGCCGACCAACAAGAAGAAATCTGGCACCGAGagatcaccgccattgtcaaccaagTGAAATCCGACATTGCGGAGATGAAAACTAAGCATATGGCTGCCTTAGATAAAAACACAGATGAAATCACGCACAGTATTACTGAACTCAAACAAATCATTCTAAACCTGAAGGCAATATTAGAATCCAATGATATCTCTCTAATCTCTACCTACAAATCTAGGAATAACGAGTTTAGAAGATTGCCTCCTAAAGTCCGAGTTACATTACCAAGTTTctctcctcagaaaataaacacagaCCAGCTCcgtgaaatgtttggttctctgtcaccattatccattaacacagaagaACATGACTACACAATGAAGTCACCTGAAGCTGTAttgtctcctccagtcaaaccaatgaagtcaccagaagctgtatcatctcctccagtcaaaccaatgaagtcaccagaagctgtatcatctccagtcaaaccactgcttgatgaccCGCGcctcaccgccaccatagacactgggtatggTGAACACGAATTACGCAGTGTTAGCTGTCTCaatgaagatcaagtctggacacgcGGGGAGAACGAAACCATGAAGCtcctcaacctccagagtaaactactgacatcaatacaaaccgaGTCAGGGAACGTACCGggggacatagcagtgacacgggacggagatcttgtttatactgactatataaaacacactgtaaacattgttaagaataaacagatacagaccctgatcacactacaggggtggagacctcTCTTTGTCTGCAGTACCGCCTCTgatgatctcctggttaccatgatcagtgatgatCATACACAATACAAAGTTGTGCGTTACTCTGGCTCCACAGAGacacaaagcattcagtttgatgatcagggtcgtcctctctattcCTCTGATTATTATGATAAATACATTagtgagaacaggaacctggatatctgtgtggctgacacGTCAGCTaaagcagtagtggtggtcaatcagtcaggaaaactccgatttagatacactggtcatccctctaataccgagCAATCATTTAAACCagtcggcatcactacagacagccagagtcacatcctgacagcagactggggcaatcaccgtatccacatcctggatcaggacggacagttcctccgttacattcactgtgatttacgCGGTCCAtacggtttatgtgtggacatcagagacaacctctttgtggctgagcgttacactgctaaagtgaagaaaatccaatatctataaacacagtgttaattacacatctctacagtgttaattacatctaccaacacagtgttaattaaaGCTCTGTGTAGATTACAGATATTaaacagtgttaattacatctccAAAAactgttaattacacatctaaacaCTGTCAATTACATTTccgtgtgttaattacagctctgtgtgttaattacaatagtgtttgtgatgtgtaactAACCTGTGTATTGACACAGTAGATTTGTGGTTGTTTGTGTCTGATTAAACATTATTCTGTTTGTTTATtcaatgtatttacatgtattatatataaacattattctgtttgtttattcaatgtatttacatgtattatatataaacattatttagagcacagtcttacattattactgagtacttaaatttgtagtacatctgatcttacattattactgagtacttagatttgtagtacatctgatcttacattattactgagtacttagatttgtagtacatctgatcttacattattactgagtacttaaatttgtagtacatctgatcttacattattactgagtacttagatttgtagtacatctgatcttacattattactgagtacttagatttgtagtacatctgatcttacattattactgagtacttagatttgtagtacatctgatcttacattattactgagtacttaaaTTGTATaacatctgatcttacattattactgagtacttagatTGTAGaacatctgatcttacattattactgagtacttagatttgtagtacatctTATCTTActttattactgagtacttagatttgtagtacatctgatcttacattattactgagtacttagatttgtagtacatctgatcttacattattactgagtacttagatctgtagtacatctgatcttacattattactgagtacttagatttgtagtacatctgatcttacattattactgagtacttaaatttgtagtacatctgatcttacattattgctgagtacttagatttgtacatctgatcttacattattactgagtacttacttagatttgtagtacatctgatcttacattattactgagtacttaaatttgtagtacatctgatcttacattattactgagtacttagatTGTAGaacatctgatcttacattattactgagtacttagatttgtagtacatctgatcttacattattactgagtacttagatCTGTAGCacatctgatcttacattattactgagtacttagatttgtagtacatctgatcttacattattactgagtacttaaatttgtagtacatctgatcttacattattgctgagtacttagatttgtacatctgatcttacattattactgagtacttacttagatttgtagtacatctgatcttacattattactgagtacttaaatttgtagtacatctgatcttacattattactgagtacttagatTGTAGaacatctgatcttacattattactgagtacttagatttgtagtacatctgatcttacattattactgagtacttagatttgtagtacatctgatcttacattattactgggtacttagatttgtagtacatctgatcttacattattactgagtacttacttagatttgtagtacctctgatcttacattattactgagtacttacttagatttgtagtacacctgctcttacattattactgagtacttagatttgtagtacatctgatcttacattattactgagtacttacttagatttgtagtacctCTGATCTtgcattattactgagtacttacttagatttgtagtacatctgatcttacattattactgagtacttaaatttgtagtacatctgatcttacattattactgagtacttagatTGTAGaacatctgatcttacattattactgagtacttagatttgtagtacatctgatcttacattattactgagtacttagatttgtagtacatctgatcttacattattactgagtacttagatttgtagtacatctgatcttacattattactgagtacttaaaTTGTATaacatctgatcttacattattactgagtacttagatttgtagtacatctgatcttacattattactgagtacttagatttgtagtacatctgatcttacattattactaGTACTTAAATTGTATaacatctgatcttacattattactgagtacttagatttgtagtacatctgatcctacattattactgagtacttagatTGTAGaacatctgatcttacattattactgagtacttagatttgtagtacatctgatcttactttattactgagtacttagatttgtagtacatctgatcttacattattactgagtacttagatttgtagtacatctgatcttacattattactgagtacttagatctgtagtacatctgatcttacattattactgagtacttagatttgtagtacatctgatcttacattattactgagtacttaaatttgtagtacatctgatcttacattattgctgagtacttagatttgtacatctgatcttacattattactgagtacttacttagatttgtagtacatctgatcttacattattactgagtacttaaatttgtagtacatctgatcttacattattactgagtacttagatTGTAGaacatctgatcttacattattactgagtacttagatttgtagtacatctgatcttacattattactgagtacttagatttgtagtacatctgatcttacattattactgggtacttagatttgtagtacatctgatcttacattattactgagtacttacttagatttgtagtacctctgatcttacattattactgagtacttacttagatttgtagtacacctgctcttacattattactgagtacttagatttgtagtacatctgatcttacattattactgagtacttacttagatttgtagtacctCTGATCTtgcattattactgagtacttacttagatttgtagtacacctgctcttacattattactgagtacttagatttgtagtacatctgatcttacattattactgagtacttacttagatttgtagtacacCTGCTCTTTATCAgagatcttcagattcaaggtcacagtgttctgtttaccatcaataacatcacaaCACAGTCCTACAAAATCAACACAGATAAATACAAATCATATCAAACTGGGTTATCTAAAATTGCACGATTTTAATTAATTACCTCAACAAAGTCCAGACTTCAATTAGTCTATGGCAACAAGTTGCACTTATTAATGGTATGAATCAGAATTAGACTTTTCTATAGTCTTGACGGATAAATATTGGACCTTTAACAATTAGCAAGGTTGACTGACATACATCTTAATGTCCTACAATATAAATGACCCGATTGTTGGACATTGACACTAACCATCACTTATCTGACCTACACTGCCCATCAGTGAATTTGATTGAATGGTCAGGGCCTGCAGACTAGCCTTAGTGTGGGTCCTGAAATCTAGGAAGAAATGTACATCCAATCCAGCTTGACCAGAATCTCTCAGATCTATCAAAACAAGAATATCGGTAAAACTGGTGGATCCATACATcccaaactgcatctaaccaatgaaatacttcatatcacaaataactcgcacaatgatcaataactttAATGAAGGCTTTTTATGTCCCCGAATTAGCCTATCTGTCTGTGGCAGAATattttaaccttggtcatatcttttacaccataggAGGCACAGCTTTCACATtttgtatgtgtattccttataccattgacaccaaaatctttgacctggtgacttttacattgacctttgacctacttttagaacaTTCTTATATAATCCATATCTATCAAATTGTAAGAGGTACTGTTTTCAtatttaacatgtttatttCTTGTGAGAATACCTTTCCATTCGTACTACCACATTGGTTGACCTTTTGACATTGAACACTGAcctagtttttgaaaattttcaaaacatttaacCTTGGTCTTATCTTTTACAACATAAGAGGTACAACTTTCATATTGAGCACGTGTATTCCTTTTGGCAAGActttccattggtaccaaaatctttgacctggtAACTTTGACCTACTTGTAGAAAACTTAAATATAATCCATATTGTTCAAACTCTGAGAGATActgctttcatatttagcaattgcatttcttgtgagaaaactgcatttcttttcaaaaaacCTTTCCATTGGCTCAAAACATTTTGATCTTAAGACCTTGAAATTGACCTCTTTATAAAAggtgaacaaaatgaaaattactttACATTCTCTGTAATGCTACAAAAGTTTCTACTACATCCACTTTGTTGTAATATGGaaggggcatcagtgtttccaaacacatcttgttttatatagaAGACATGTTCTGAGTGATCttaacctttacaaaatgaccttgagtgacctttgtctgaaagccatttgcaTATTACTTTTTTGTGCGATATAAATGAATACCTGTTCAACAAGAGTAtcgccaacggtacataatacgcccgtgaaaagctaatataggtaCATAATACGctcgtgaaaagctaatatggGTTGTTTTTCCAACACCATagtttgtagaacttggcttcaggtagtatcagcaatcatcagggtgtgacatactttctttgcatcgcaaaaacagacaaatcatgtactctctatgtaatgatttcacttggcataagatgtatgaCGTGTACCAaattgacggtcctagccccaacattTCGTTCTGTATACCGTTTGCAAAGTttataataggcatcttcctctcatcatggtgatcaaatgtaccaaattgtaatattctggATCTTAttgtttggtctgtatcctgcctacagaGCTTTCCTAGAAaatgatactacatgtacaaccttgacctttgacattcaAAAACAAAAGGCTTACTCCACTTagcatgaggagtatgtgtaccaagtttgacagtcccAGCCTATAAATAGTTGAgcctgtattctgcctacaaggtttatttattacatattacaacc belongs to Ostrea edulis chromosome 7, xbOstEdul1.1, whole genome shotgun sequence and includes:
- the LOC125657211 gene encoding tripartite motif-containing protein 2-like encodes the protein MLHPRRSAQDVLLCDSCETFPLQCHCELCQINLCTNCVGKHLLDSSKRHNVVPFKQKKSTPNYPECPTHADKHCELYCEDCDVPVCINCVTTDKHRGHKISDILEKLGSKTQGLQNDLEELETRVYPRYEEMASDVQTEKANLETNYEQLTTAADQQEEIWHREITAIVNQVKSDIAEMKTKHMAALDKNTDEITHSITELKQIILNLKAILESNDISLISTYKSRNNEFRRLPPKVRVTLPSFSPQKINTDQLREMFGSLSPLSINTEEHDYTMKSPEAVLSPPVKPMKSPEAVSSPPVKPMKSPEAVSSPVKPLLDDPRLTATIDTGYGEHELRSVSCLNEDQVWTRGENETMKLLNLQSKLLTSIQTESGNVPGDIAVTRDGDLVYTDYIKHTVNIVKNKQIQTLITLQGWRPLFVCSTASDDLLVTMISDDHTQYKVVRYSGSTETQSIQFDDQGRPLYSSDYYDKYISENRNLDICVADTSAKAVVVVNQSGKLRFRYTGHPSNTEQSFKPVGITTDSQSHILTADWGNHRIHILDQDGQFLRYIHCDLRGPYGLCVDIRDNLFVAERYTAKVKKIQYL